A genomic stretch from Antarcticibacterium flavum includes:
- a CDS encoding response regulator transcription factor, with product MKRFPFLFVLLICIAQGYAQNTLKGNVRAEENSENKEIVLYRLLPEDNYKTGEVVATGRIGEDGSFVLHDSVFSEKDEVYELHVGITAPGTKLLDTTINNFRRFILSNKDSVRFGIENSRGFEYSNSNEADREWQKLKEYEEKIAAKEDLNPENYLTETRNYTKDSLEILLVKLLSIQTLDEKQLLEKDITENPDFYLDLLAKLHDSDLDPASYTYLENKIRATHQELINRKYHISLAFNFFSFTGIVGLLLVVFRMHKRSATLPSVQLSPQEEKVKNLILEGKTNKEIAAALFISISTVKTHTSSIYSKLNVTNRRDLVLKHQNHTGTST from the coding sequence ATGAAAAGATTTCCCTTTTTATTTGTTTTGCTGATTTGTATCGCTCAGGGTTATGCTCAAAACACCTTAAAAGGCAATGTACGTGCTGAAGAGAATTCTGAAAATAAGGAAATCGTGTTGTACAGGCTGTTACCAGAGGATAACTATAAAACGGGCGAGGTAGTGGCAACGGGCAGGATTGGAGAGGATGGATCTTTTGTCCTGCACGATTCCGTATTTTCTGAGAAAGATGAGGTCTATGAATTACACGTGGGTATCACAGCTCCGGGAACAAAACTTCTTGATACTACTATTAATAACTTCAGGAGATTTATTTTATCGAATAAGGACAGCGTGCGTTTTGGAATAGAAAATTCCCGGGGTTTTGAATATTCCAACTCAAATGAGGCTGACAGGGAGTGGCAGAAACTGAAGGAGTATGAAGAGAAAATTGCCGCTAAGGAGGATCTCAATCCTGAAAACTATCTTACCGAAACCCGTAACTACACCAAAGACTCCTTAGAGATCCTGCTGGTAAAACTTCTTAGCATTCAAACCCTGGATGAGAAGCAGCTCCTTGAGAAAGATATTACAGAGAACCCAGATTTTTACCTGGATTTACTCGCCAAGCTTCACGACAGTGATCTTGACCCTGCGTCCTATACTTACCTGGAAAATAAAATTAGGGCTACGCACCAGGAATTGATCAATAGAAAGTACCACATAAGTTTGGCATTCAATTTCTTCAGTTTTACCGGAATCGTGGGCCTTCTGCTTGTAGTTTTCAGGATGCATAAAAGATCGGCTACTCTACCTTCTGTACAACTTAGTCCGCAGGAAGAAAAGGTCAAAAACCTTATTTTAGAGGGAAAAACCAATAAGGAGATCGCGGCGGCTCTGTTTATTAGTATAAGCACCGTCAAAACCCATACCTCCAGCATTTACAGTAAATTGAATGTTACCAACCGCAGGGATCTTGTGCTAAAACATCAAAATCATACCGGTACTAGTACCTAA
- a CDS encoding glycosyltransferase family 117 protein, which translates to MNFSFANWGRGLSWAVFGISLATYTLTLEPTTSFWDAGEYIATAANLEVGHPPGAPLYQMMGALFAAFAPGADKVALLVNFMSALASAFTVMFLFRSVLLLLRKVTGPKEELTNATKIAILGSAFTGATAFIFTDSFWFNAVEAEVYAMSTCLMALLFYLGLLWERDMFKPRGNRWLILICFIVGLSFGVHFLTLLAIPAVGLLYYFKNFRKITPKNFIIANLVVVAVLMFIFKFLLPYTLSFLAFSEVFFTNSVGLPFNSGTIVALMFIIGLFIYGWRYTNRKGYVQLNTLVLCLLFILIGFSGWTMLPIRANAKTVVNENDPDNARELLAYYNREQYGESYLFYGPQYTEMYGGLDPENPYKDEPPNYERDEASGKYVIINDYRNARHNFDDAHKTFLPRMGSRQHAANYIWFTEAPAFSIKQEYQGEEQLLQAVANLRKGIASGRIGSEEYHNFLSRFGAYFDVEKPSFISNIKFMLEYQMSYMYWRYFLWNFAGRQNDIQGKYNDLNGNWLSGINFIDEARLGSQEYLPSDIANNKARNTYFFLPLLLGLAGIVFHFLRDKKRFWVLTVFFLFTGIALKVYLNEAPFQVRERDYALVGSFYVFSMWMGIGTYSFFNILKKIIQPKFAAPLVIIVSVLAVPVLLAVQNWDDHDRSNRYSALAMAKMYLDSLDEHAILFTIGDNDTFLLWYAQQIEGYRRDVRIVNTMLLGTDWYIDQMKRKAWESEAVPSQLEYDHYKAGTNDYIIHQEVTKDTINIGSWMNWVASDNPSTKATLQSGQQVKTFPTKSLRVPVNKENVLKKGIVNQGDSSEIVEEIYIELQENAVYKNELLMLDILANNDWERPIYFSGGSFGDEDYLWMKDYMQLDGIAYKLVPIKTAVDPESPLEMGRIDTEKMYDIVTAWDWGNMGNPEIYHDPFTRRNSITYRAALGRLVEELIKEGKNSRAEEVIELALHNMPFEFYGYYFLHDAFISGYFKIGEEQKAMALWEKVAAKYQENLIYYSSWDPERQYDYVDVILQEIEQYRSLVQLLAENNRGEPAEEKAAEFNRYLELFSHFFK; encoded by the coding sequence ATGAATTTCAGTTTTGCCAATTGGGGCAGGGGATTATCATGGGCTGTTTTTGGAATTTCCCTCGCCACATATACCCTTACCCTGGAACCTACCACCAGCTTCTGGGATGCCGGGGAATATATCGCTACGGCTGCAAACCTGGAAGTGGGCCATCCCCCAGGCGCACCGCTGTATCAAATGATGGGTGCCCTTTTTGCTGCTTTTGCGCCAGGTGCAGATAAGGTGGCTCTGCTAGTGAACTTCATGTCTGCCCTGGCGAGTGCTTTTACTGTAATGTTTTTGTTTAGATCTGTCCTGCTATTACTTCGGAAAGTCACCGGACCTAAAGAGGAATTAACTAATGCAACCAAAATTGCAATTTTAGGCAGCGCCTTCACAGGTGCCACAGCTTTCATTTTTACTGATAGTTTTTGGTTCAATGCTGTAGAAGCAGAAGTATATGCCATGTCCACCTGTCTTATGGCCCTGCTTTTTTACCTGGGCCTTCTTTGGGAACGGGATATGTTTAAACCCCGTGGAAATCGCTGGTTGATCCTTATTTGTTTTATCGTGGGGCTTTCCTTTGGAGTCCACTTTCTTACGCTGCTCGCCATTCCTGCGGTGGGATTATTGTACTATTTTAAGAACTTTCGGAAAATAACCCCTAAAAATTTCATCATCGCCAATCTTGTAGTGGTGGCGGTTTTAATGTTCATCTTTAAGTTTTTACTGCCTTATACCCTTAGTTTCCTGGCATTTTCAGAAGTGTTTTTTACAAATTCCGTTGGCCTGCCTTTTAATTCAGGAACCATAGTCGCTCTTATGTTTATTATTGGTCTCTTCATTTATGGATGGAGGTACACCAACCGGAAAGGCTATGTACAGCTAAACACGCTGGTGTTATGCCTGCTTTTTATTCTGATAGGTTTCTCCGGCTGGACCATGTTGCCAATTCGTGCCAATGCAAAAACGGTGGTCAATGAGAACGATCCTGATAATGCCCGGGAATTGCTTGCCTATTATAACAGGGAACAATACGGGGAATCCTATCTCTTTTATGGCCCCCAGTATACTGAAATGTATGGCGGACTGGATCCTGAAAACCCATATAAGGATGAGCCACCAAATTACGAGCGGGATGAGGCTTCGGGTAAATATGTGATCATCAATGACTACAGGAATGCCCGGCACAATTTTGACGATGCTCATAAAACCTTTCTTCCCAGGATGGGGAGCAGGCAACATGCGGCCAACTATATATGGTTTACAGAAGCGCCTGCTTTCAGTATAAAACAGGAATACCAGGGAGAAGAGCAATTGCTCCAGGCAGTAGCCAATCTAAGAAAGGGAATCGCTTCCGGTCGCATAGGAAGTGAAGAGTATCACAACTTCCTTAGTAGGTTTGGGGCATACTTTGATGTGGAAAAGCCTTCTTTCATTTCAAATATTAAGTTTATGCTGGAATATCAAATGAGCTATATGTATTGGCGCTATTTCCTATGGAATTTTGCTGGGCGGCAAAATGATATCCAGGGAAAATATAACGATCTTAATGGCAACTGGCTGAGCGGAATTAATTTTATAGATGAAGCCCGCCTGGGATCCCAGGAATATTTACCGTCTGATATCGCGAATAATAAAGCTCGAAACACTTATTTTTTCCTACCACTTTTGCTTGGCCTGGCAGGAATTGTTTTTCACTTTCTTAGAGACAAAAAGAGGTTTTGGGTGCTTACGGTATTCTTTCTCTTTACAGGAATTGCCCTTAAAGTGTATCTCAACGAAGCCCCATTCCAGGTTAGGGAACGGGATTACGCCCTGGTAGGATCATTTTATGTCTTTTCCATGTGGATGGGAATTGGGACCTATTCTTTTTTTAATATTCTTAAAAAGATTATTCAACCTAAATTCGCTGCCCCGTTAGTAATTATAGTATCGGTTTTAGCGGTACCTGTGCTCCTGGCGGTTCAAAACTGGGATGATCACGATAGATCCAACCGGTATTCTGCTCTTGCAATGGCCAAAATGTATCTGGATTCGCTGGATGAACATGCCATTCTATTCACTATTGGCGATAATGACACGTTCCTGCTGTGGTATGCGCAGCAAATAGAAGGCTACAGGAGGGATGTGAGGATCGTTAATACGATGCTGCTGGGGACAGATTGGTATATAGACCAGATGAAGCGGAAGGCCTGGGAGAGTGAGGCTGTGCCATCCCAGCTGGAGTATGATCATTATAAGGCAGGAACCAATGACTACATTATCCACCAGGAGGTCACAAAGGATACGATTAATATAGGATCTTGGATGAACTGGGTGGCCAGTGATAACCCCTCGACAAAAGCTACACTTCAAAGCGGACAGCAGGTAAAGACTTTTCCTACCAAATCCCTTCGGGTGCCTGTAAATAAGGAAAACGTGCTTAAAAAAGGGATTGTAAATCAAGGGGATTCAAGTGAGATCGTGGAGGAGATCTATATTGAACTTCAGGAAAACGCGGTTTATAAGAATGAGTTATTGATGCTGGATATTCTCGCTAATAATGACTGGGAACGGCCAATTTATTTTTCAGGTGGGAGCTTTGGGGATGAGGATTATCTATGGATGAAGGACTACATGCAACTGGACGGGATCGCTTATAAACTCGTGCCAATAAAAACGGCGGTTGATCCTGAAAGTCCGCTGGAAATGGGCAGGATAGATACAGAAAAAATGTATGATATCGTTACCGCCTGGGACTGGGGTAATATGGGAAACCCCGAGATCTACCACGACCCCTTTACGCGCAGAAACAGCATAACCTACAGGGCTGCCCTGGGTAGACTGGTGGAGGAATTGATCAAAGAAGGAAAAAACTCCAGGGCAGAGGAGGTTATTGAGCTGGCACTTCACAATATGCCATTTGAATTCTACGGTTATTATTTCTTACACGATGCATTTATATCGGGGTACTTTAAAATTGGGGAGGAGCAAAAGGCCATGGCACTATGGGAGAAAGTCGCCGCTAAATATCAGGAAAATCTCATCTATTATAGTTCCTGGGATCCGGAAAGGCAATATGACTATGTGGATGTTATCCTTCAGGAAATAGAGCAGTATAGATCGCTGGTGCAGCTACTGGCAGAAAATAACAGGGGGGAACCAGCAGAGGAGAAAGCGGCGGAATTCAATAGATATCTGGAGTTATTCTCACATTTTTTTAAATAG